From a region of the Macrobrachium nipponense isolate FS-2020 chromosome 20, ASM1510439v2, whole genome shotgun sequence genome:
- the LOC135220921 gene encoding latent-transforming growth factor beta-binding protein 4-like has protein sequence METSTACLVFATLLASACVCQSQPGLPKACKPSDECLAYGGYCISNSQKGDCNGLLFAKECKSALCSCCIEATLKRDECQEMPGICPSATSVCHDKDVGYECVCNAGFKTVVCGDIDECQSNPCVMPYPYCVNTPGSYSCIDD, from the exons ATGGAAACTTCGACAGCCTGTCTGGTCTTCGCGACCCTGCTAGCTTCTGCCTGCGTCTGTCAG tCGCAGCCCGGTCTTCCAAAGG CTTGCAAGCCGTCTGACGAATGCCTTGCTTACGGTGGCTATTGCATCAGCAACAGCCAGAAAGGAGACTGCAACGGCCTCCTGTTTGCGAAGGAATGCAAATCAGCTCTATGTTCCTGCTGTATAGAAg CTACACTGAAGCGAGATGAATGCCAAGAGATGCCCGGTATCTGCCCCAGCGCAACCTCAGTGTGTCATGATAAAGATGTAGGCTACGAGTGCGTTTGCAATGCAGGCTTCAAGACAGTAGTGTGTGGAG ATATAGATGAATGTCAAAGCAATCCGTGTGTAATGCCATACCCCTATTGCGTCAACACACCCGGAAGTTACAGCTGCATAG ACGACTGA